TTATACTACAGGTTACGAGTACTAGTTTAATTTGTTGGCAGTTAAAGGAGTACTACTTCCCCCTATGAGTACTACAAGTTTACTAGTTGCACTTACAAGTACTAGTAGTTAGAGGAATACTAGTTCCACTTATGACTATTTGATACACTTACGAGTATTAATTCCACTAACTAACACTATTTCCATGACTTACGAGTACTGGGTGAGTTTCTGCAGGTTGTTGTTCATGTTGATGGGGTAGTGTTCCCCCAGGTGGATGAGTTTCTCCAGGGCCTCGTAGATGAAGATGATGCAGATGAGCGAGGCGAAGGCCTCCTCTGTGAAGCGGGTGATGTAACAGACCAGGGAGCTAGCGTCTGTAGCCACCAGGACCAGGCAGAGGAACGCCGTCCACAGACCGATACAGGCCCTCAGGGAGAGGTAGGACAGGTCATAGTCCctgtggacaaacacacacacgtgtaacTTGGTAGGAcgcgaacccccccccccccacgtttcttcattttttatttaacctttatttaactaggcaagtcatgcCTAGTCATGCctacatacatggacacacacacacgcatgcgcacacacacgcacacacaatatGTGACTGCAATCCAAAGTGCGAGCGTGCATGAATGACTGGGTTCACAGAGACATGATTCAGCATGAGCCAGTCACTCGTGCACGCACTTTGACTCTGTCCAAATCTTTGCAGAGAGGAAGTGGAGTCACTGACATGAAATCTATTTATAGTGGAGCTGTCCATATGAAATGTCAGTGGTACAGTGCTACAGACATTGTACCTAACACTGTCTGCCAATATATTTCCaattagcctggttccagatctgttcaCATATATAGCCATAGTCATAGTACCtgttgacaaacacacacacgtgtaacGCGAACCCCCATCTCCCACTCGGAAGACCAACGTCTTAACTATTAGCCCAAAAGGACATTTCTTCTTGGGCCGAGGGTGTCACCGATTTTCACACGAgcgacacacacacggacacacacacacaacctcagaaCAACCCGTATATTTAAAGTCCTCCCACATGCCAGGAACAATGTACTGTAGCCACGTCACAGTGATGAGAGCACCTAAGACAACGTGACAACGTATCTAAAATGGGGCAAACTCACTTGCAGAATTTGAAGAGAATCTTCTCAAAGACTAGAACAGGGCCTGTGCTGCCGAGGATGGTGAGAGGCTGCCCAGCGAACAGGGAGTAGGCTATCCCCGTCATGGAGGCCCCGAACAGCGACTCAATTGCACTCTGGCCAAAAGGGGAAGTGACAGTAATGGGTTAATGGACCACAGGTTACATCGCACTTTCATAATAACTACACCTGTGAGTCTATGCAGTCTTTATTTGTTGAAGTTGGTTATCTACTAGGGGATACGGCAACCAAAACATAGCTATCCGTTTAGTTCAGCTTCATCAGGACACCATCGTGCTTACCTAACGTGTGAATATAAAAGTGCTTTATTGTTGTGCAGAGCTCCGTCAGAAATGCAAAAACCAACAAACACATGAAGTAGGCCTTCAGAAAGTCTGTTCTTCTGCCATTCGTGATAACATGTTGTTAGCGCAGCAAAGCTGTGTCATGTAGTATGAGCGGTGTGTCTTACTATGCGTCCCTCGGTGGCTTCCCCCAGCAGTCCTCCGAAGGTGATGACAGGAGACATGCAGGCACAGTAGAGGAAAAGGAAGGAGGCCAGACACTGCAGGCTCAAAGCGTCCGTGTAGTCAGACAGGTAGTGGGGCGCCTTGCGCTTGATGTCCATGAAGAACCCTCCAAAGAACCTGGACATGACACACACATTAGCGCATGTACACGTGCAAACACAAACACCATCTTAGTGAACCAGCATCAAATACCACATGAAGTAAAAAGGAGTGTTCCCTTTCATTTTTCAGTttcaatggaaaaatgtatgcaccatagtgtcacgccctgaccatagagatccgtttattctctatgtttgtttggtcagggtgaaACTCGGGTGAGAAAGGCTATGCTTTCtggttctttgtttttggccgggtatgattctcaatcagggacagctgtctatcgttgtctctgattgggaatcagacttaggcagccttttttccttttctcATTTGTGGGTTGTTGTCTTTGTTCGTGGCATGTATAGCCTTACAgagcttcacgtttgttttgttgtttattgtttttgttggcgacatttaaaataaaagaatGTACTCTTACatcgctgcaccttggtccggtcatttccttgacgacgatcgtgacaaaacaacccaccacaaacggaccaagcgaCGTGGCCGGgaggagcagacagagtgggcaTGGGAAGACATTCTGGAAGGAaagggatcctggacgtgggaggagatcctggctggaaagaaATCGCCTGCCGTGGAAGCAGGTGGAAGCAGCGAGGAAGGCGGAAGCAGCTAGTAAAGGGGCCCAGCATTACACAGGttcacggctggcaaggaagacCGGGAGGCCACTCTCCCCCAAAATCTGGGGGGGCACACATGGAGGTTGGCGGAGCTAACTCCCCATGCTCACGATAgggagcgtggtactggtcaggcaccgtgttatgcggtgaagcgcacggtgtctccagtgcgcgttcacagcccagtgcgctcTGAGCCAGCTCTCCGTATGTGTCGTGCTAGAGGGGGCCTCCAGCTAGGACGGATTGTGCCAGcacagcgctcctggtctccggtGCGCCTCTTTGGTCCAGGgcatcctgcgccggctctgcgcactgtgtctcctgtGCGCtatcacagcccagtgcgtcctgtgcctgcgctccGCACGTGCCGGGccaaagtgggcattcagccaggacgagtggtgccagctttaagcaccagatctccagtgctcccccacagcccggttcgacctgtgcctgctccacggaCCAGGCCTCCAGTTTGTCtacccagcctggtgagtcctgtgcctgctccaagaaccaggcctccagtatgtctccccagcctggtgagtcctgtgcctgctccaagaaccaggcctccagtatgtccacctagcctggtgagtcctgtgcctgctccaagaaccaggcctccagtaggtctccccaggctggtgagtcctgtgcctgctccactggccagtccggggcctgcagagagggtccccagtccggggcctgcagagagggtccccagtccggggcctgcagagagggtccccagtccggggcctgcagtgAGGGTCCccattgagaatcatacccggccaaaaacaaagaaccagaaagcatagactttcccacccgagtcacaccctgaccaaacaaacatagagaataaaaggatctctacggtcagggcgtgacagtacccccccaaaggtgcggactccggtcgCAAACCTGacactataggggagggtcctGGTGGGCATCTAtcttggtggcggctccggtgcgggacgcagaccccgctccacctctggctccccccactttggtgacacctctggtgcggggaccctcgtcgccaaccccggactggggaccctcgctgcaggccccccAGTCTGGGGtcgggacagctgtctatcgttgtctctgattgggaatcagacttaggcagccttttttccttttctcATTTGTGGGTTGTTGTCTTTGTTCGTGGCATGTATAGCCTTACAgagcttcacgtttgttttgttgtttattgtttttgttggcgacatttaaaataaaagaatgtacgcttaccacgctgcaccttggtccggtcatttccttgacgacgttcgtgacacatagtgtgtttttaaatgtttttttttttttaacacattcCCACAGGCCACACACTaggaggagggttggagagaggaaaCATTCTGATGCTAGAGGAAGCACATGGCGTCCTAGCCAGAGGCGGTTGCCGGGGTAACGGTGGGCATGACTGAGTGGTAATTCATCCGAGCGGAGATGGATGCTACGCTGTGGCCCTCCGGGAGATCATGGCTCGCGGCAGAACTGGGCTGCAGGCCAATCTACTGTACACGTCAGGATGAGTTCCTCAGAGACCTACTGTAGCAGGGAGCATCCCTTACAACTACATCACTTCAAATCCCACGACATACAGTATCCACTTACTACAACTACACATAGCCTACTGCCTCCCTTTAAatatactgtatcacactactacagCTTCCTCCTCACGTTAGATACACTCTACTACACTACTGTAGATACCCAGAACACATGACACCTGCAATAAAGTATTGTTAATAAAGTTGTAACATTGTATTGTGAGTGTCCGTCAGTACTCATAAGCTACTGCTAATAAGATACTAATACTTCATGATTTCATACGTTATTTTGCACTGTTAAGTATTTATTAGGCATTTTCAGAGATTAGGCAACACTTATTTACAGGATCAAAATGCTTATGAGCGAATGCTGTAGGCTATTAACTATTGAACTAATTATCGCCTATAAAACAGATTCAGGTCAGCACTTAGTTAATGCACACTTAGTGCTCGTATTATAAGTGGACATGTTACATGACGAACTAATAATACCTTAATAAAATATTCAAAATCTGCTCTTAGTTAATGCACACAGTTAGTGCATTATATGTGGACATCAAATTGTACAATGAAGTGTTACCAAAATAGCTAAAGTGTTTTCGCCAGGGTTGTCGAGGCACATATTAATAAGTGATGCTGGTCTTATGTAGGAAAGTATGCATGGATGATTCCAAATGCATGTATCACAATGAATCAACCACAGCTCGTTTTGTGAACGCAGAGCTTGAGGAATGAGAGACCCATAAggatgtgtgtttttttttaaagggtggCTAGATGTACTGCTGGGGACAGTGAGAGCCGGAGAGGAGACAAACAGGGGACtgaaagacaaagacagagaggacCAAAGATGGTCCACAGTGCTGTAGATCACACTCACAGTGCTGTAGATCACACTCACAGTGCTGTAGATCACACTCACAGTGCTGTAAATCACACTCACAGTGCTGTAGATCACACTCACAGTGCTTGCCGGCCTAATCTcagcccaaacacacacaccacttcaacttacaaccaccacacacacactcaaacctaCCTTCCTGTGCGCTGTAGCTCTGGGCCTCCATGGCCACCAGGTTCCTCTGCTTCTCCCAGATCTCCGTTGAGTAAAGGAGGGACCTTGCGCTTTTCCTGTGTGGTAATGAGTAGAGTTCAGAGGTCAGAtggaaaataaatatttatttgcCAAAAATAGCTATATAATTTATTTTCTCCACTAGTAGGAGTTGGCCTAAAATAGCCTGTCAGGCAAAACATTCCTTCCAACAACACAGGACTGATTTTTTAAGGACAAGCCGCCTGGCACGTACCAAAAACAGCTGataatagaaaaacaaaacaaatggattCGGAGGGAATTAGAACACGTCCTTGGGGTACACCAGCCGTTAAATCCGAGCACAGTTCAGATTGGGTTTAGCCAGTGATGCAGTTGGAAGCAAACTAACAGACGATGGCACAGGGTCAGAGCATCTCAAAATAAGTCTCTGGTTAGGGGTGATGTGATAGACACCACCAGGAAGAGGCTCACCTGAGAGGGCACGTTTTTGGGCGGCTCTATCCTGATGGAGGGGTCCCACTCCCCAGGTGGCAACACAGTCACCTGGTCCAGGAACTCATCGATGCCGGCCACCAGGTCGTTCCTGTCCTTGGCTTTATACGCCACGTCATGGAACACctgggagggggcagagagggaaTGGGGTTAACCTGTATGCGTCATCATGAGCTGTTCTTAAACTTGGCTAACATAACCAAAGGCCACACGGGGAAAAGTACACACAGGACTACTGCAACGTGGCTACTTACCTCGTCTGTCATCAGAGTTGCGATGGATCGGCCAATCTCATGGTACTGTGGTCCTTTTCCCAGAGGCCCCAGCAGAATGAACAGGAACCTGAGGGAGAACACAGAAGAAGGTTTTAACCATGGTTTTACCTGAATAGAGTGCATCCACTCAGGAACTTACTCAATGCAAAAACACCAATCCCAATTTAGTTACGAACAAATAAAATTCATAGTATTAACCGCAATCATCATTAAACAACAATATTTTAATAAAATTAGAGCGTGTGTGTCTGACCTGGTGGTGATGGGAACCTCAGCCAGGCCGTTGAGCAGCACGGCGGGACACAGGCGGACAAAGGCCACCACAGGCTGCTCCAGGAACTCTAGCTCCCCCACCAGGACGTTGGATGCCTCTGCACCGGGGGGAATCTTCTTCATGAAGTGGAGGTCAATCTACAGACATGATAATCCTATTTAGCTAATAGGAGATAGGAAAATATGCTAAATAGGGTCGACTGAAATGAAGGCCAGGGGATCGTGGATAGGCCCACCGAGAAATCTGTCATATATAGGCTACTGCAGATGTTTGGCTAGATACTGGGTTGTGACTAGAATCAGTGGGTTTATTATTCACTGAGCTACAGAGAAATGGCTAAACACTTTGAGTGGGTCACACAGCATAGTAAATGCACTGGTCTAACACATACGAACTGGTGGTTAGCATAGTCACAGTAATGTAGCTACTTGCTAATGTACTGTATGTCGATGAAAAGTAGCATTGTGCTTAGTGGAAACGTTTGGGTGACCTGGTAGCCTGGTAGCCAACCTTGGTATTACAACAACCATAGGAGTTGGTTATACGGAACATAGGAAATATGGTGCGACCAGGCTCGGTGAGTGGGGCCTTAACTTGCTGAAGTCCACATGGCTGTTCTCCCGGCTGACATGTTCCTTGCCCTCTGTGGTGGCTGGCTGGGACTGGGGAGAGACTGTCTGACCTGGGAGAcatcaggacaggagagagccagcctgttagtcactctcactggACAACATCCTGCACAGTATTCAGATTAAGGCTTTCAGTGTAACACTATAATCTAGATGAAATTCATCAATTGATTACTCCTACCTAGATTAATGAAGGAATGAGGCCTTGACGATAGTCTTTGTGATCAAAACGATGCACTTTCTACGTTGAATTTGCATGTAGTACTATTTTACTTTTGAAGGTTTGGTACTGCCCAAGAGGTTAGAGAAAACACGTGGAGATTATTAATGGATGTACAGGAGTTAATGAAGTGGATTTATGATTGGTTTTGGTATTTGTAACATCTAAATGAGTTCCATTTGAGAAAAGCCCAGTCTCAGACTAGACTATAGGCGTCCTGGCTCGTTGCCTGTATAGATCTCCTCGTCTGGGTCCATTGTTGGGATAGGGCAGTAACCCTGGGCAACAGCCTGGTGGAAGCTGAAGCAAACTGTGCTCTGCTTAGCTCTACAAGGCAGCGATTGGCTGTCTGGATCTGAGTGGAGGCGGCCACGTCAGGGGTGCTTTGACGGGGTGGGTCTTACAGATGGGGAAGGGGTGGTGGTGGACACACATGGAGggcagcacacacacagaggccatGGCCGGCAGGAGAAGGCCTGTCTGaaggttctgtctgtgtgtgtttgtgtcagtctTGGGGGGTGTCTTCGTCTTAAAGGTGCAAAAGAGGAGGGAGCTGTCGACTGGATGTGTAAACGaatacacaaacatgcacacagacacaagcagacatatatacacacatatatacatgcaaacaacacagacacacacacataaagacacacacacacataaagacacacacacacataaagacacacacacacatacacacaaagacacacacacacaaagacacacacacacaaagacacactcacagatacacacacacactctcacagacacactcacagacacacccacacaaaagGAGAGAATGTAGATAGTAGTTGAGCTATTAATCAGACAACACAGCAAGTCACACAGAGACAATACAGCACAACAATCAGAAAAGCCACAATACTGTGATTTGTGTGTGGTTGGTTGGTTTGTGTGTGATTGCTgtgtgattggttggttggttggtgtgtGATTAGTTGGTTGGTgtgtgattggttggttggtgtgTGATTGGTTGGTGTGTGATTGCTTGGTTGGTTGGTGTGTGATtgcttggttggttggttggttggtgagcTCACCGTTCTTGTCCATGGAGTGGGGCTCGGAATGCTTCTTGCCGATGTCGGCGAAGGAGCGTACGATGGGGATGCGGTTGGCCAGCTTCTTGTGGTTCTGGTGGTGGTGCTGCTTCAGGAGCGCCTCACGGATCCTCCTCCTCACGTCCTCCCCCACCGCGGCCGACACCTCATGCTGGTCCAGGACCATatctgagagaacacacacatagaTTGGTTAGGGGTtgactgccttgctcaagagcacaacgGCAGTAGTTGGCACCTGATATTCTAACTCCAGTAACTCTCCAGTTGCAGACTCATTCCCGTCAGATTTTCCCCGTCGACCCTCGGATTTGAACCGGCAACCTTCTGGCCACCCTCCAATCCAGCGCCACTCTACGTACCGGCGATCTCCTCCAGTGAGTTGGCTCTCATGTCCAGCAGCACGGTGCCGTTGAGGATGCAGCTCCTCAGCTCAAACAGGCTATGAAGAGACAGGGTGGCCACGTAGGGCTTGCTCCAACGCTCGCCTCCATCCTCCACGTCCTCCTCAAACTTCAgccacctacacacacaaacagatacgCATAAGACAAAAACGGACACCTGATTGGCTGTGGAGCTGAAGCGGGTCGTGCGATTGGTTACCTGGCGGTCTCCTTCCACTCTGCGTCCTCGCCCTCTCTCAGGCAGATCTCATCCAGCTCAGTGAAGAGGGCGTGAGATATGTGCTCCTCATCACCATCCTCTGTCCCCAGCAGGAACTGCACCCTCTGGGCAGgagtgtctgctgtagaggggtagtggaggaggaggagagagttggggggggtggagaggggggaAGAAAGGGAGAGGGTGGAAAATGAGAAAGAggttggagagagaaagagagaaagagagagagaaagagagacagatagagagaaagcgagagaaagagcgcgagagagaaaaagagagagatggagagaaagaaagggataaaaaagagagagaaagagagagaaagagagagcgagagagagagagaggagtgcagAGAAGTGGTGTGAAGAGACACCAATCAatgtagcctgggtgccagtctgttctgCACTCTTGCCAACGATCTGGCCTCGCGGTAATATCAACGGTCATTATGCAGACGGATTTTGTGCGGGGTCACCGATTTAGTTTAAGAAATTTGACATGAGCTAGCAACTATTTGTCAGGATAGACAAATAGCAATTGCTTAGCAACTTGAGAAAAAAAAGGATTTTAGTCCAAAGTGATATAATTCCAATATTTGCATAACCCTTGTATATTTGCAGAACCCAATATTTGCATAACCATTGCGTTATTGAATCAGGATCACATCTTCTGTTCTCTTTTGGCTCATTAATGATAGTTGGCAAGAGCACACAGAGATCTGAGACCTGACTAGTGTCAATGACAGAGAAACAAGAACAAATGACAAGTCACACATTTTCACTAGGAACATTTTGTCAGTACACTGCCCCCATAGACTTACAGTTCACTCTTAGATCATTTTTTTGGGATGAACCCTTGTTGGTTCCAAGTAAAACCcttgttggttccaggtaaaacccttgttggttccaggtaaaacccttgttggttccaggtaaaacccttgttggttccaagtaaaacccttgttggttccaagtaaaacccttgttggttccaagtaaaacccttgttggttccaggtaaaacccttgttggttccaggtaaaacccttttggttccaaatAGAACCGGTTTGGGCTCCATgtggaaccctttccacagagggttctgcatggaacccaaaatggttctacacGGAACCAAAAGGGGTTTTACAtttaaccaaaaagggttttcctatgaggacagctgaagaacccttttggaaccctttttcaaAGAGTGTTGTTTGGTCACATTTTCACAGGGAACCTTCTTTGCAGCACACTCCCCCCATAGACTTACTGTGGGAGGGTGATTCTCTGCCATCGCCGTCCACCCCAGATTCCCTCTCTTTGGATCTCTTCCTGCTGTTTTTGTTGTGGCCGCCATGGTGACGGTGACGTCGGTGGGACTTCCTCCCCAGGGGAACATGGACCCCGATGTAAAGAGTCCGGTGGCCTGGGGACACGATGAAAACGTGGCAAACTATAATCACTATAACCCCAGAAATGTAGGGCCTACAACCACAGGGCCTACAATAAATGCATTTACTAAAATGTACTTTTAAAATGTGATGCATTCATTAAAACGCATGGCCCTgatggaagaaaaaaaataacttgtgtcagaTTCATACAAAATAAATGACAATTTAGTGTCAGATGGAAATGAAATACTGAATCACTGCAATGATAACACaccctttctcactctctctcgtccTCACCCCCCCTCCATCTTTCTCGCTCCCTCGTTATATGCCACACTCCCTTCCCTgttccttactctctctctctgccatggtGAGCATAATCTATTCTGACTCCAATGCTGAGCTAGAACAACCAAAATGGCCTGCCCTATAGGT
This genomic stretch from Salvelinus fontinalis isolate EN_2023a chromosome 41, ASM2944872v1, whole genome shotgun sequence harbors:
- the LOC129840386 gene encoding sodium-driven chloride bicarbonate exchanger-like isoform X2 — encoded protein: MLSGSLDPNSNGFNCQRTDEEAVLDRGGTRSMLNTNFEKEELEGHRTLYIGVHVPLGRKSHRRHRHHGGHNKNSRKRSKERESGVDGDGRESPSHTDTPAQRVQFLLGTEDGDEEHISHALFTELDEICLREGEDAEWKETARWLKFEEDVEDGGERWSKPYVATLSLHSLFELRSCILNGTVLLDMRANSLEEIADMVLDQHEVSAAVGEDVRRRIREALLKQHHHQNHKKLANRIPIVRSFADIGKKHSEPHSMDKNGQTVSPQSQPATTEGKEHVSRENSHVDFSKIDLHFMKKIPPGAEASNVLVGELEFLEQPVVAFVRLCPAVLLNGLAEVPITTRFLFILLGPLGKGPQYHEIGRSIATLMTDEVFHDVAYKAKDRNDLVAGIDEFLDQVTVLPPGEWDPSIRIEPPKNVPSQEKRKVPPLLNGDLGEAEEPGGHGGPELQRTGRFFGGFFMDIKRKAPHYLSDYTDALSLQCLASFLFLYCACMSPVITFGGLLGEATEGRISAIESLFGASMTGIAYSLFAGQPLTILGSTGPVLVFEKILFKFCKDYDLSYLSLRACIGLWTAFLCLVLVATDASSLVCYITRFTEEAFASLICIIFIYEALEKLIHLGEHYPINMNNNLQKLTQYSCACVEPKAPSNSTLRYWEDRNITASEVNWTSMEVKECFVFRGEFEGSACGPHGPYIPDVLFWSAVLFFSTVFMSAFLKEFKTSRYFPTKVRAQISDFAVFITILTMVLVDYALGIPSPKLQVPNKFKPTRDDRGWIVNPIGRNPWWTTIIAVLPALLCTILIFMDQQITAVIINRKEHKLKKGCGYHLDLFVVGVMLGVCSVMGLPWFVAATVLSISHVNSLKLESECSAPGEQPKFLGIREQRFTGLMIFLLMGCSVFMTSVLKFIPMPVLYGVFLYMGASSLRGIQFFDRLKLFGMPAKHQPDFIYLRHVPLRKVHLFTIIQLSCLVLLWVIKTSNYAIVFPMMVLALVFIRKLLDFMFTKKELSWLDDLMPEWKKKKLEEGEEEEEEPSIIVEEEEGIVTLPLEGNYKSDPATVNISDEMSKGSFGNVWNSISPSDNSKKDPSSKSSPS
- the LOC129840386 gene encoding sodium-driven chloride bicarbonate exchanger-like isoform X1: MDLTDQGAQMEPLLPMEPSPQSPQVPQGDTNVRTDEEAVLDRGGTRSMLNTNFEKEELEGHRTLYIGVHVPLGRKSHRRHRHHGGHNKNSRKRSKERESGVDGDGRESPSHTDTPAQRVQFLLGTEDGDEEHISHALFTELDEICLREGEDAEWKETARWLKFEEDVEDGGERWSKPYVATLSLHSLFELRSCILNGTVLLDMRANSLEEIADMVLDQHEVSAAVGEDVRRRIREALLKQHHHQNHKKLANRIPIVRSFADIGKKHSEPHSMDKNGQTVSPQSQPATTEGKEHVSRENSHVDFSKIDLHFMKKIPPGAEASNVLVGELEFLEQPVVAFVRLCPAVLLNGLAEVPITTRFLFILLGPLGKGPQYHEIGRSIATLMTDEVFHDVAYKAKDRNDLVAGIDEFLDQVTVLPPGEWDPSIRIEPPKNVPSQEKRKVPPLLNGDLGEAEEPGGHGGPELQRTGRFFGGFFMDIKRKAPHYLSDYTDALSLQCLASFLFLYCACMSPVITFGGLLGEATEGRISAIESLFGASMTGIAYSLFAGQPLTILGSTGPVLVFEKILFKFCKDYDLSYLSLRACIGLWTAFLCLVLVATDASSLVCYITRFTEEAFASLICIIFIYEALEKLIHLGEHYPINMNNNLQKLTQYSCACVEPKAPSNSTLRYWEDRNITASEVNWTSMEVKECFVFRGEFEGSACGPHGPYIPDVLFWSAVLFFSTVFMSAFLKEFKTSRYFPTKVRAQISDFAVFITILTMVLVDYALGIPSPKLQVPNKFKPTRDDRGWIVNPIGRNPWWTTIIAVLPALLCTILIFMDQQITAVIINRKEHKLKKGCGYHLDLFVVGVMLGVCSVMGLPWFVAATVLSISHVNSLKLESECSAPGEQPKFLGIREQRFTGLMIFLLMGCSVFMTSVLKFIPMPVLYGVFLYMGASSLRGIQFFDRLKLFGMPAKHQPDFIYLRHVPLRKVHLFTIIQLSCLVLLWVIKTSNYAIVFPMMVLALVFIRKLLDFMFTKKELSWLDDLMPEWKKKKLEEGEEEEEEPSIIVEEEEGIVTLPLEGNYKSDPATVNISDEMSKGSFGNVWNSISPSDNSKKDPSSKSSPS